ATAACTAGCTCTTCCATTGCAGCCAATTAGGTGTAAATGCAAGCCACTTTCTTTAATAGCACTTGCTGCTCTTGCAATAAAATCTAGCTTTTTACTGTCAATTCCACGACCAGAAGTAACAAGGCAAAATCCTAAAGCACCAGCTTCACTAGCTATTTTTGCTTCGTTTAAAATAGTATTAATATCCTTATAATCATATACATTAATATTTGTATTATAATGCTTACTTTGGGTGCAATACGCACAATCTTCGCTACAATTTCCACTTTTTACATTGCAAATTGAACATAAAAATATTTCTTTCATTTTATATCCTTTACTTGTTAAAATACAATTTATTCTAACTAAAAAGGATAAAAATGTATATATGTGGCATTCATACTGACGCTGGTAAAACTCATTTATGTGTTGCTTTGTGTAAAGCTTTTAATTATTCTTATTTTAAAATAGTTCAAGCAGGTTGTAATAAAGATAGCGATATTTTAAAGCGTTTTGTAAAGAATGTAAAAGTTCATAAAGAAGGGATATTTTTAAATACTCCTGCATCACCACACATAGCAAAAAAGGTTGATAATATTGAATATTCTATAAATGATTTAATCTTGCCTGATGATGATAAAATGATCATTGAATTAGCTGGGGGTCTTTTTTGTCCTATTGATGATAATTTAACTATGATTGATTTTATGAAAAAACATAAGCGTAAAGTGATTTTAGCTGCTAGGAATTATTTGGGTATGATAAATCATACGATTTTAAGTATAAAAGCATTGCAAGATAATGGTTTTGATATTGTTTGTGTCGTGATGATTGGCGAGATTGATACTAGACTTGATGAGTTTATTTATAATTATACGGGCGTAAATATAGCTCATTTAGAGTATTT
This is a stretch of genomic DNA from Campylobacter sp. RM12651. It encodes these proteins:
- the bioD gene encoding dethiobiotin synthase; the protein is MYICGIHTDAGKTHLCVALCKAFNYSYFKIVQAGCNKDSDILKRFVKNVKVHKEGIFLNTPASPHIAKKVDNIEYSINDLILPDDDKMIIELAGGLFCPIDDNLTMIDFMKKHKRKVILAARNYLGMINHTILSIKALQDNGFDIVCVVMIGEIDTRLDEFIYNYTGVNIAHLEYFDEFNIDEKIQEFKNEIEKYLRS